Below is a genomic region from Actinomadura sp. NAK00032.
TCGAGCGTGATGTGCGCTACGGATCCACACTTCGGCGGCGGACAGCGGGGGCGCCGGGGGGACGGCCAGGCGGGGTAGAGGGGTTGCGGTCCGGGTTGTTGGAGCGGGCCGCCGGGTGCGGTGGATAAAGGGCATCGACACCTTCACTCCGGCCAAGGCGGCTTCCTTCGGCCTGCTGTTCTCCGCTGTCAATCCCGAGGACCTGATGAGGTGCGCGGCGGTCGGCATCGCCATCGCCCGGGGAGTGCTGAGTGCCGGTGGGCAGGCCGTATCGGTCGCCGTCTTCGTGGTGATCGCAGTGTGCAGTGTGGCCGTCTTCGATGCTCTCGGGCCTGGGCTTGCTGGTGATGCAGTCTGGGCCAGGGCGGCGGGTGGGGTCGGGCTGGGGAGAGCGGCTCGGTGCCCGGCCCGTGTTGGCGGGACGGGCTGGGGCGTGGATATAACCATGGCGTCATGCAGCCTGAAGGCCCGGGCCAGCGTGGCGGGCCGCCAGCCGGGCGGACGCCCAACCGGTGTCGAGGGCCTCCGCCTCACTGGTTGGTCGGTCCAGAACGGGCAGGGGGCATGCGGTTATGCGGTTCGGCTATCGGGGGTGGGCAGCTGGACTGGATAGTGGTTCACGGCGGTAGGCCTGTAGGGCGGGCGGCACGCGTGGCGGGCCCCGGGGTGGACGACCAGCCGGTGGCGAGGGCCTCCGCCCCTACTGGTTGGTCGGCCCAGGGCCGCGGACGTGCGGTTATGCGGCTCGGCTTGTTGGGGGTGGATAGCTGACCGGGATGGTGGTCTACGGCGGTGGGCCTGGGGTCAGTGGGGCGGGCGACCAGCCGTTGTGGACGGTCTCCACCCGCACTGGTTGGTCGGCCCGGGACGGGCCGGGAGCGTGCGGTTATGCGATTCGGCTTATCGGGGGCGGATAACTGACCGGGATGGTGGTCCACGGCGGTGGGCCTGGGGCCAGCGGGGCGGGCGACCAGCGGGGCGGGCGACCAGCCGGGCGGACGGCCAGCCGAGGTGGACGGTCTCCACCCGCACTGGTTGGTCGGCCCAGAGCCGCGGACGTGCGGGCATGCGGCTCGGCTTCTCGGGGGTGGGTAGCTGGACTGGGTGGTGGTCCACGGCGGTGGGGCTGGGGCCAGCGGGGATGGGGCCAGCGGGGCGGCGGCCAGCCGGGTTGGAGGGCCTCCGCCCGCGTTGGTTGGTCGGTCCGGGATGGCCTGGGCATGCGGCTTGGCTTGTCGGGGGTGGGTGGCTGGACGAGATGGTGGTCCATGGCGGTGGGCATGGGGCCAGTTGGGCCAGCGGGGCTGGCGGCACGCGTGGCGGGCGTG
It encodes:
- a CDS encoding GAP family protein — its product is MHTSAADSGGAGGTARRGRGVAVRVVGAGRRVRWIKGIDTFTPAKAASFGLLFSAVNPEDLMRCAAVGIAIARGVLSAGGQAVSVAVFVVIAVCSVAVFDALGPGLAGDAVWARAAGGVGLGRAARCPARVGGTGWGVDITMASCSLKARASVAGRQPGGRPTGVEGLRLTGWSVQNGQGACGYAVRLSGVGSWTG